One Oryza glaberrima chromosome 10, OglaRS2, whole genome shotgun sequence DNA segment encodes these proteins:
- the LOC127786393 gene encoding protein fluG: MEMESKYAALRRAAEEAAAVDAHAHNLVADGSAFPFLRCFSEADAADALALAPHTLSFKRSLRDIAALYNCEASLEKVEEFRRAEGLSSISSKCFKAANLSAILIDDGIDFDKMLELEAHKAFAPTVGRILRIEKLAETIINDESFSASSWTLDSFTEIFVTKLKSVANKIVGLKSIAAYRSGLEIDPNISKTDAEDGLRKELSGQRPLRITNKNLIDYLFTCSLEIAVSYHLPMQIHTGFGDKDLDLRKCNPLHLRAVLEDTRFSKCQIVLLHASYPFSKEASYLASVYSQVYLDFGLAIPKLSVQGMTSSIKELLELAPIKKVMFSTDGYAFPETYYLGARRARDVVYRVLSAACEDGDLSIQEAIEAVEDIFRRNALYLYKLNVANGSVGQITAIADNGIPLSEQDVLFVRVVWIDTSGQHRCRVVPAGRFYEIARKKGIGLTFASMGMTSFTDGPADGTNLTGVGEIRLMPDMSTLLRLPWSRREEMVMAEMHIRPGEAWEYCPRNTLRKVTKVLLDEFNVTMMAGFENEFFLRKKVVSGEKELWVPFDNTPYCSTTAFDGASSVLQEVYTSLKAAEIVVEQLHAEAGKGQFEIALKYVLCTLAADKLIYAREIIKSVARKHGLLATFLPKPDLNDIGSGSHVHLSLWEFDQNVFMGSSEYNYYGMSRIGESFLAGVYLHLPSILAFTAPHPNSYNRIQPNTWSGAYQCWGKENREAPLRTACPPGIPLDLVSNFEIKSFDACANPHLGLAAIVAAGIDGLRRSLTLPEPTESNPAGYASNSKLKRMPKDLMESVEALAADKIMHELIGDKLVTAVIAVRKAEIDHYEKNPAAFADLIHRY, from the exons atggagatggagtcCAAGTACGCGGCgctgcggcgcgcggcggaggaggcggcggcggtggacgcgcaCGCGCAcaacctcgtcgccgacggctcCGCGTTCCCCTTCCTCCGCTGCTTCTccgaggccgacgccgccgacgccctcgccCTCGCTCCCCACACCCTCTCCTTCAAG AGAAGCCTGAGGGACATCGCTGCATTGTACAACTGTGAAGCTTCACTTGAGAAGGTGGAGGAGTTCAGAAGGGCTGAAGGGTTGTCGTCTATAAGCTCAAAGTGCTTCAAGGCTGCCAACTTATCTGCAATTCTTATAGATGATGGCATAGACTTTGACAAGATGCTTGAACTGGAGGCACACAAGGCGTTTGCTCCTACAGTTGGCAGAATTCTAAGGATTGAAAAGCTGGCAGAAACAATTATTAATGAT GAATCATTCAGCGCATCAAGCTGGACACTTGACTCTTTCACTGAAATTTTTGTCACTAAGCTGAAAT CAGTTGCCAACAAAATTGTTGGATTGAAAAGTATAGCTGCATATAGAAGTGGCTTAGAGATTGATCCAAATATTAGCAAGACAGATGCAGAGGATGGACTACGTAAGGAGTTATCAG GTCAGAGGCCTCTTCGGATTACAAATAAGAACCTGATTGACTATCTATTTACTTGCAGTCTTGAAATTGCTGTATCATATCACCTGCCAATGCAGATTCACACAGG atttggagaTAAGGACCTGGACTTGCGAAAGTGCAACCCTCTCCATCTGCGTGCTGTTCTTGAGGACACAAGATTCTCTAAGTGCCAAATTGTTCTTTTACATGCCTCTTATCCATTTTCAAAGGAAGCATCATATCTAGCATCAGTGTACTCCCAG GTATACCTTGATTTTGGCTTGGCAATTCCAAAACTTAGTGTTCAAGGAATGACATCATCAATTAAAGAGCTCCTTGAGCTAGCTCCCATAAAGAAG GTCATGTTCAGCACAGATGGTTATGCTTTTCCAGAGACATATTACCTAG GTGCAAGGAGGGCACGCGATGTTGTTTATCGTGTACTCTCAGCTGCATGTGAAGATGGTGACCTTAGCATTCAAGAAGCTATTGAAGCAGTTGAGGACATATTTAGACGAAATGCATTGTATCTATACAAGTTGAATGTTGCCAATGGGTCAGTCGGTCAGATAACAGCAATAGCTGACAACGGCATACCATTATCTGAACAAGATGTGCTCTTTGTTCGAGTCGTCTGGATTGATACTTCAGGTCAACATAGGTGCCGC GTTGTGCCAGCCGGAAGATTTTATGAAATTGCTAGGAAAAAGGGTATTGGTCTGACTTTTGCATCGATGGGAATGACTTCATTTACTGATGGCCCAGCAGATGGAACAAACCTTACTGGTGTAGGAGAGATCAGGCTTATGCCGGATATGTCAACACTATTGAGGCTTCCATG GTCAAGACGCGAAGAAATGGTAATGGCTGAAATGCATATAAGGCCTGGGGAAGCCTGGGAATACTGTCCCAGAAATACCTTGAGAAAAGTCACAAAAGTTCTGCTAGATGAGTTTAATGTG ACAATGATGGCAGGTTTTGAGAATGAATTTTTCCTACGTAAAAAAGTAGTAAG TGGTGAAAAGGAGCTGTGGGTCCCATTTGACAATACCCCCTACTGCTCAACTACAGCATTCGATGGTGCATCATCTGTGTTGCAAGAAGTATATACTTCTCTTAAAGCGGCGGAAATTGTGGTTGAGCAG CTGCATGCTGAAGCTGGAAAAGGGCAGTTTGAGATAGCCTTGAAGTATGTGTTGTGCACTCTTGCTGCTGACAAACTGATATATGCCCGTGAGATTATTAAATCAGTTGCTCGAAAGCATGGGCTACTTGCAACTTTTCTTCCAAA ACCTGACTTGAACGATATTGGATCCGGTTCTCATGTGCATCTGAGTTTATGGGAATTCGATCAGAATGTGTTCATGGGATCAAGTGAATATAATTACTATGGAATGTCAAGAATCGGAGAAAGCTTCCTTGCTGGAGTATATCTCCATCTTCCATCAATCTTGGCATTCACTGCTCCTCACCCAAACAG CTACAACCGAATTCAGCCAAACACATGGAGTGGTGCATATCAGTGCTGGGGGAAGGAGAACAGGGAGGCTCCACTGAGAACTGCATGCCCACCTGGGATACCTCTTGATCTCGTCAGCAACTTCGAAATTAAATCCTTCGATGCGTGCGCAAACCCGCACTTGGGCCTTGCTGCTATAGTTGCTGCTGGGATTGATGGACTCAGGAGAAGCCTTACGTTGCCTGAACCAACTG AATCAAACCCTGCAGGTTATGCCTCCAACTCCAAGCTCAAAAGGATGCCGAAGGACTTGATGGAATCTGTCGAAGCACTAGCTGCAGACAAAATCATGCATGAATTGATCGGCGATAAACTTGTCACTGCCGTTATTGCTGTACGAAAG GCTGAGATCGATCACTACGAGAAGAACCCTGCAGCATTCGCCGATCTCATTCACCGTTACTAG
- the LOC127786394 gene encoding ras-related protein RABC2a-like, with amino-acid sequence MGSPGAGSSGGGGGGHECSFKILLIGDSGVGKSSLLVSFVVAAAAAHLDDDIAPTIGVDFKIKFLTIGGKKLKLTIWDTAGQERFRTITSSYYRGAQGIILVYDVTKRESFTNLAEVWSKEIESHSSNKDCIKMLVGNKIDKEDERTVTREEGLAFAEESGCLFLESSAKTRDNVEKCFEELALKIMDVPSLLEEGSSSVVKRNILKQKQESQAKHGGGCCQ; translated from the exons ATGGGGTCGCCGGGggcggggagcagcggcggcggtggaggtgggcATGAGTGCAGCTTCAAGATCCTGCTCATCGGGGACTCCGGCGTCGGCAAGAGCAGCCTCCTCGTCagcttcgtcgtcgccgccgccgccgcccacctcgacGACGACATCGCTCCCACCAtcg GAGTGGATTTTAAGATCAAGTTCCTTACGATTGGTGGAAAGAAATTGAAGTTGACAATATGGGATACTG CTGGCCAGGAGAGGTTTAGGACAATTACTAGTTCTTACTACAGAGGTGCTCAAGGCATTATTCTAG TATATGACGTCACGAAGAGAGAAAGCTTCACAAATCTGGCTGAAGTATGGAGTAAGGAAATAGAGTCACACTCATCAAACAAAGACTGCATAAAAATGCTTGTTGGAAACAAAATTGACAAG GAGGATGAAAGAACTGTCACAAGAGAAGAAGGGCTTGCCTTTGCAGAAGAATCTGGATGCCTATTTCTTGAGAGTAGTGCGAAAACACGAGATAATGTTGAGAAGTGTTTTGAAGAACTCGCACTAAAG ATTATGGATGTCCCTAGCCTCTTGGAGGAAGGCTCCTCTTCGGTTGTCAAAAGGAACATTCTGAAGCAGAAGCAAGAAAGTCAAGCAAAGCATGGTGGCGGATGCTGTCAATAG
- the LOC127753295 gene encoding E3 ubiquitin-protein ligase RZFP34-like: MELESEQHGCEHYTRGCRIRAPCCGEVFGCRHCHNEAKNSLEIHLNDRHEIPRHEIKKVICSLCDKEQDVQQYCSGCGACMGKYFCEKCNFFDDDVSKNQYHCDGCGICRTGGVDKFFHCDKCGCCYSNVLRDSHHCVEGAMHHNCPVCFEYLFDSTKDISVLHCGHTIHLECLNEMRAHHHFACPVCSRSACDMSDAWKKLDEEVAATPMPEFYQKKMIWILCNDCGATSNVNFHVLAQKCPGCSSYNTRETRGCGRPAAARSTV; this comes from the exons atggaatTGGAGTCGGAGCAGCACGG CTGCGAGCATTACACGAGGGGATGCAGGATCAGGGCGCCGTGCTGCGGCGAGGTGTTCGGCTGCAGGCATTGCCACAACGAGGCCAAG AATTCGCTCGAGATCCATCTCAATGACCGTCACGAGATCCCCCGCCACGAAATCAAGAAG GTTATCTGCTCTCTCTGCGACAAAGAACAGGAT GTACAACAGTACTGTTCTGGTTGTGGGGCATGCATGGGGAAATACTTCTGCGAAAAATGCAACTTCTTTGATGATGAT GTCTCAAAGAACCAGTATCACTGCGATGGATGCGGCATATGCAG aactGGTGGTGTGGATAAGTTCTTTCACTGCGACAAATGCG GGTGTTGCTACAGTAATGTCTTGAGGGATTCTCATCACTGTGTAGAAGGAGCAATGCATCACAACTGTCCTGTCTGCTTCGAG TACCTATTTGACTCGACGAAGGACATCAGCGTCTTGCACTGCGGGCACACGATCCATCTGGAATGCCTGAACGAGATGAGAGCGCATCATCA CTTCGCTTGCCCGGTGTGCTCACGGTCGGCCTGCGACATGTCGGACGCGTGGAAGAAGCTCGACGAGGAGGTGGCCGCGACGCCGATGCCGGAGTTCTACCAGAAGAAGATG ATATGGATCCTCTGCAACGACTGCGGCGCGACGTCGAACGTGAACTTCCACGTCCTGGCGCAGAAGTGCCCCGGATGCAGCTCCTACAACACCCGGGAGACCAGAGGCTGCGGCCGCCCTGCAGCCGCGCGCTCCACGGTTTGa